In the Palaeococcus pacificus DY20341 genome, one interval contains:
- the mtnA gene encoding S-methyl-5-thioribose-1-phosphate isomerase, whose protein sequence is MRMKYKPEELTKLPRSVQFREGKVVLIDQLLLPREFKTVALETVDEVARAIKTLQVRGAPAIGAAAAYGLALLAETSKAKNKDEFFDEFYRAYEVLKNTRPTAVNLFWALNRVKKVVEEHREDSLESIKRLIVSEAHKIADEDVDANLKMGHYGAEILDEGNVLTHCNAGSLATVHLGTVGAVLRVMHKEGKLKLLWVDETRPVLQGARLSAWEYHYDGIRLKLISDNMAGFVMQQGKVDYIIVGADRVVANGDFANKIGTYSLAVLAKEHGIPFFVVAPTSTIDMSLKSGKEIPIEERPKEEVLTCGGCRIAPDVDVYNPAFDVTPHKYLTGIITEKGVVYPPFERNLKRLFRS, encoded by the coding sequence GTGAGAATGAAGTACAAGCCCGAAGAGCTTACAAAGCTTCCGAGGAGTGTTCAGTTTAGGGAAGGTAAAGTCGTGCTCATAGACCAGCTCTTACTCCCAAGAGAGTTTAAAACTGTAGCATTGGAAACTGTTGATGAAGTAGCGAGAGCCATAAAAACGCTTCAAGTTAGAGGTGCCCCAGCTATTGGAGCGGCAGCTGCTTATGGATTAGCACTTTTAGCTGAGACGAGTAAGGCAAAAAACAAGGATGAATTTTTTGATGAATTTTACAGAGCTTATGAGGTTCTCAAGAATACGAGACCAACAGCTGTAAATCTCTTTTGGGCTTTGAATAGGGTGAAAAAGGTTGTGGAAGAGCACCGTGAAGATTCCTTGGAGAGCATTAAACGCTTAATTGTTAGCGAAGCCCACAAAATAGCGGATGAAGACGTTGATGCGAATCTCAAGATGGGGCATTACGGAGCTGAGATCCTTGACGAAGGTAATGTTTTAACTCACTGTAACGCTGGAAGCTTAGCAACAGTTCACTTGGGAACCGTGGGAGCTGTCCTTAGAGTTATGCACAAAGAGGGGAAGCTCAAGCTTTTATGGGTTGATGAGACGAGGCCAGTTTTGCAGGGCGCTCGCCTTTCGGCTTGGGAGTATCACTATGATGGGATTAGGCTAAAGCTCATAAGCGACAACATGGCTGGCTTTGTGATGCAGCAGGGGAAGGTAGACTACATCATAGTCGGTGCTGATAGAGTCGTTGCCAACGGTGATTTTGCTAATAAGATTGGCACATATTCCTTGGCGGTTTTGGCTAAAGAGCATGGAATTCCATTCTTTGTGGTTGCGCCAACGTCAACCATTGACATGAGCCTCAAAAGTGGAAAGGAAATACCAATTGAAGAGAGGCCAAAGGAGGAAGTGCTAACTTGTGGAGGATGCAGAATAGCCCCCGATGTGGATGTTTATAATCCCGCATTTGACGTCACACCCCACAAATACCTGACGGGTATAATAACGGAAAAAGGCGTTGTTTATCCACCATTTGAGAGGAATTTAAAGAGGCTTTTCAGGTCGTGA
- a CDS encoding TBP-interacting protein codes for MGYEQLSQELKNAYVNVRSLDDYRWDLFEDKIIGVHKKSELPIRIRFASGREEAEKMSENKEGFGIDVIVVPNRRTFYIDNGAFILSVNYLRSLLVDINDHIVWHGFKVIEKDGNLVQEDFYEYLGGLMVSHIKNNMISGQDYLLWQFYKCEHCGKYVDIDSVAKHMEGHGVSLTDKSEEKYEVFELNFIKGKVFNKFGKEVKESEFSSEAKAFLKDMFKDVQPIEEEDF; via the coding sequence ATGGGATACGAACAGCTGAGTCAAGAGCTGAAAAATGCCTATGTCAACGTTAGGAGCTTGGACGACTATAGATGGGATTTATTTGAGGATAAAATTATCGGTGTGCACAAAAAGAGTGAGCTGCCGATTAGGATAAGGTTCGCTTCCGGTAGGGAAGAGGCTGAAAAGATGAGTGAGAATAAAGAAGGGTTTGGAATTGATGTCATTGTAGTTCCCAATAGAAGAACTTTTTATATTGACAACGGGGCATTCATATTGAGTGTTAACTACTTGCGTTCTCTCTTGGTGGATATAAACGACCACATAGTCTGGCATGGATTTAAGGTTATAGAAAAGGATGGGAACCTCGTCCAGGAGGACTTTTATGAGTATCTAGGCGGCTTAATGGTGAGCCACATAAAGAACAATATGATAAGCGGGCAGGATTATCTTCTTTGGCAGTTCTATAAATGCGAGCACTGCGGAAAGTATGTTGATATAGACAGTGTTGCAAAGCACATGGAAGGGCACGGTGTCAGCTTAACGGATAAGAGCGAGGAGAAATACGAAGTCTTTGAGCTCAACTTCATTAAGGGTAAAGTTTTCAACAAGTTCGGGAAGGAGGTTAAGGAGAGCGAGTTCAGCAGCGAAGCCAAGGCCTTCCTAAAAGATATGTTCAAAGATGTTCAACCCATAGAAGAGGAAGACTTTTAG